A genomic stretch from Candidatus Schekmanbacteria bacterium includes:
- a CDS encoding glycosyltransferase family 4 protein: protein MKDNTKIHVLHTISVSNLTGAAQPVLVLAKALSLRNEIRLSVASPVSHGNIFMRFNDEGLKVIQEIDLSPRGVFPISLLQAIKLSRIIDAEKIDIVHCHLSHDHWVSFIASAISKRKPRIVRTIHNTRLTAKRFDYRLLYGKMAKKIICISEKHRNAVIGNFNIEPGNVGVIRSSVELNRFNPEKNAEEIENFRNKFLISEDDRIIGFVARFKKGRGHTEIVEAFRKIKESVPDSKLMLVGKGELLQEIKSLVKRTLMGRSVIFTGYLKEELPSAYKVMSAAVVLAEGNDGSMRTVLEAMACGTPVIALNTGAASEIIENGVSGYVADDIGQMENRIAEVLKAQSLSRQMGEKARIRAMKLFSPGREADEHIELYKKLI, encoded by the coding sequence GTGAAGGATAACACCAAGATACATGTTCTACATACGATAAGTGTAAGCAACCTTACCGGGGCTGCTCAGCCGGTACTTGTCCTTGCTAAGGCTCTGTCCCTTAGGAATGAGATAAGACTCTCTGTTGCTTCGCCAGTATCGCATGGGAATATCTTTATGCGTTTTAATGATGAAGGTCTCAAAGTTATTCAGGAAATAGACCTGTCGCCAAGAGGCGTTTTTCCTATTTCGCTTTTGCAGGCAATAAAACTCTCCAGGATTATCGATGCCGAGAAAATCGATATAGTACATTGCCATCTTTCCCATGACCACTGGGTAAGCTTTATTGCGTCTGCCATCTCGAAAAGGAAACCCCGGATTGTGAGAACGATTCATAACACAAGGCTTACAGCTAAGCGCTTTGACTATCGCCTGCTCTATGGGAAAATGGCAAAAAAAATAATCTGCATATCAGAAAAACATAGAAATGCCGTCATCGGGAATTTCAATATTGAGCCGGGGAATGTTGGTGTAATCCGTTCTTCAGTAGAGCTTAACAGGTTCAATCCTGAAAAAAATGCGGAAGAAATAGAAAACTTCAGAAACAAATTTTTAATCTCAGAAGACGACAGAATAATAGGGTTTGTGGCAAGATTTAAAAAAGGGCGCGGGCACACTGAAATCGTGGAAGCATTCAGGAAAATAAAAGAGTCAGTACCCGATTCAAAGCTTATGCTGGTAGGGAAGGGAGAATTGCTTCAGGAAATAAAAAGTCTTGTAAAAAGAACTTTGATGGGACGTTCTGTGATATTTACCGGTTATCTGAAAGAAGAGCTTCCCTCTGCATACAAGGTGATGTCAGCAGCCGTAGTGCTTGCCGAAGGAAACGACGGAAGCATGAGGACTGTGCTTGAGGCAATGGCTTGCGGTACACCTGTCATTGCATTGAATACAGGCGCAGCCAGTGAGATAATAGAAAACGGTGTGAGCGGATATGTGGCAGATGACATTGGGCAAATGGAAAATCGCATTGCGGAAGTCCTCAAAGCTCAATCGCTTAGCAGACAAATGGGAGAAAAAGCCCGTATAAGGGCTATGAAATTATTTTCACCCGGGCGTGAAGCCGACGAGCATATTGAGCTTTACAAAAAGCTGATTTAA
- a CDS encoding polysaccharide deacetylase family protein — protein sequence MIPILTYHSVRHKDVITPDAFADQMYFLSKGGYHFLSADELYHGLLDSNLPSKSIMITLDDGYFDLYSSVFPILKKYDIKATVFVITSRIRTGENESVTARESHIRYLLYSEKKSGFLSPENILEMQSSGLVDFQSHSHNHVMHFGSDKIHSFYNPDKYHHWSIHYACEGKIKLGTPLYRLSPSLASPRYIPDIRLSDEIVRYTATLPNKYFYEKEWKQTEKMLDSKMEFLLESENFEEGKFETDEDAYKRALDDLSLSRNAIREITSKDMEYLAWPWGIYSPFGYKASLDAGFKLTFSLDRKGLLEKNEITRFTVKKRDVEWLEKKLASLSGGFMPKMLSLIKKKKEKRLWNPQR from the coding sequence ATGATACCGATACTGACTTATCACTCAGTACGCCATAAGGATGTTATCACTCCTGACGCATTTGCTGACCAAATGTACTTCCTATCAAAAGGCGGATATCATTTTTTATCCGCAGATGAACTCTACCATGGACTTCTGGATTCGAATCTCCCTTCCAAAAGCATAATGATAACTTTAGATGACGGCTATTTTGATCTATACAGCAGTGTATTTCCGATCTTAAAAAAATACGACATTAAAGCGACTGTATTTGTCATAACTTCAAGGATAAGAACAGGTGAAAACGAGTCAGTTACGGCACGAGAATCGCATATCCGATATTTGCTATACAGTGAGAAGAAAAGCGGGTTTCTGTCGCCGGAAAACATATTGGAGATGCAGAGCTCAGGTCTTGTGGACTTTCAATCTCACTCCCACAATCATGTGATGCACTTTGGTTCAGACAAGATACATTCTTTTTACAACCCTGATAAATACCATCACTGGAGTATTCATTATGCATGCGAAGGAAAGATAAAACTGGGCACACCTCTTTATCGCCTCTCCCCATCCCTTGCATCTCCACGGTATATACCTGACATAAGATTATCCGACGAGATTGTCAGATATACCGCTACTTTGCCAAATAAATATTTTTATGAAAAAGAATGGAAACAAACTGAAAAAATGCTTGATTCAAAGATGGAGTTCCTGCTGGAATCAGAGAATTTTGAGGAAGGAAAGTTCGAAACAGATGAAGATGCATATAAAAGAGCATTGGATGACCTCTCTCTCTCAAGGAATGCTATCAGGGAGATTACGTCTAAGGATATGGAATATCTCGCCTGGCCATGGGGGATATATTCTCCGTTCGGGTACAAGGCATCTCTGGACGCAGGATTCAAGCTTACATTCAGCCTTGATAGGAAAGGACTCCTCGAAAAAAATGAGATTACGAGATTCACAGTGAAAAAAAGAGATGTTGAATGGCTTGAAAAGAAATTAGCAAGTTTATCCGGCGGATTCATGCCCAAGATGCTCTCACTTATAAAAAAGAAAAAAGAAAAGAGACTCTGGAACCCGCAAAGATAA
- a CDS encoding glycosyltransferase family 4 protein gives MKIAFVQPKYSRIGGSERYLYNLTKGLLTLGMDIHIFASRFEESPPLGITCHTVETINATRTTFLLSFLRNSASMIEDINFDIVQSAGKTMPADIYRLGGGLHDDFLQHKPTGSKLDWLSPFHIAVRRIEKKIFREKNFSKIIAISRRVKSLLMVKYEVPGCDIKKIYNPVMISTLNQEKKEEARMSFRRNNRIPEDSLCFLFIAENFKLKGLKELIESFSHLPEEKRKKAFVIVSGGGRANHYEKLLCNMGCRDSFLFTGRIKYGIEDIYSAADALVHPTYYDPFSNVCLEAMASGLPVITTKINGFSEIIESGREGFIVNCARDTGEISSAMSLLFNREKRAELSNTAAQRAKEFTMEKHIKSLIPIYEDTVRKKDKLKRVKVKRRHTL, from the coding sequence ATGAAAATTGCATTTGTCCAACCAAAATATTCAAGAATAGGCGGCAGTGAAAGATATCTTTATAATTTAACAAAAGGCCTTTTAACATTAGGAATGGACATACATATCTTTGCCTCACGATTCGAGGAATCCCCTCCTCTGGGAATCACATGCCACACTGTGGAAACAATCAATGCTACGAGAACCACATTTCTCCTTTCCTTTCTTAGAAACAGCGCGTCTATGATTGAAGATATCAACTTTGACATTGTCCAGTCTGCCGGAAAAACAATGCCCGCCGACATATACAGGCTTGGAGGAGGTTTACATGACGATTTTTTACAGCATAAACCAACCGGCAGTAAATTAGACTGGCTTTCCCCGTTTCACATTGCTGTACGCAGAATAGAGAAGAAAATATTCAGGGAAAAGAATTTCAGTAAAATAATCGCCATATCCCGCAGAGTAAAGTCCCTTCTTATGGTTAAATATGAAGTCCCGGGATGTGATATTAAAAAGATATATAACCCTGTAATGATCTCAACTCTGAATCAGGAGAAAAAAGAAGAGGCGAGAATGTCATTCCGCAGAAATAACAGAATTCCAGAAGACAGTCTCTGCTTTCTGTTTATTGCCGAAAATTTCAAACTGAAGGGGCTAAAGGAACTCATAGAGTCCTTCTCGCACCTCCCCGAAGAAAAAAGAAAGAAAGCATTTGTTATTGTTTCAGGAGGAGGAAGAGCAAATCATTACGAGAAGTTGCTTTGTAACATGGGATGCAGAGATTCCTTCCTTTTCACAGGAAGGATAAAATATGGGATTGAAGATATATATTCAGCAGCAGATGCACTTGTACACCCCACTTATTACGATCCTTTTTCCAATGTCTGCCTTGAGGCAATGGCATCCGGACTTCCTGTAATCACTACAAAGATAAACGGATTCTCTGAGATTATAGAAAGCGGCCGCGAAGGTTTTATTGTAAACTGTGCCCGCGACACAGGAGAAATCAGTTCAGCAATGTCATTGCTTTTTAACAGAGAGAAAAGAGCTGAGTTGTCTAACACCGCTGCTCAGCGGGCAAAAGAATTTACTATGGAAAAGCATATAAAAAGTCTGATACCTATATATGAAGATACGGTCCGGAAGAAAGACAAACTAAAAAGGGTAAAGGTAAAACGCCGGCATACGCTATGA
- a CDS encoding glycosyltransferase family 4 protein, which produces MLKILHINAEMELRGGELQTILLADKLERKGHSSLILCQPGSGTEKESEKRGVKFKTILMRSDMDFPAALKISKIAGFYSADIIHSHNPRALGISFLARIAGCGIKHVHTRRVDFPLKSRFFSRLKYSRCPEMIIAVSESVKKVLMNSGINGEKIRVIPGGIDKNRFQPGRSGASLRSEFGIPDSSFIIGSTSHFSAHKGHIFLIDAMPEVINVHPDTFLFLVGNGELEDDLKSHASSLGIGRHVIFTGFRDDIEQFLPQMDIFVFPSFEGEGSPSALKEAILSGIPVIASDITPVREIISHNVNGILVEPSNPSAISFAIKKLMTDENLRKELVKNGLELSCGSFGQEQMVSAVENLYYEIL; this is translated from the coding sequence TTGCTAAAAATACTTCACATAAACGCGGAGATGGAACTTCGCGGAGGTGAGCTCCAGACTATTCTTCTCGCAGATAAGCTTGAGAGGAAAGGCCATTCCTCTCTAATCCTTTGTCAGCCGGGAAGCGGAACTGAAAAAGAATCAGAAAAAAGAGGCGTTAAATTTAAAACAATTTTAATGCGCTCTGACATGGATTTCCCTGCTGCCCTCAAGATTTCCAAAATTGCAGGATTTTATTCAGCCGACATAATCCACTCCCACAACCCGAGGGCTCTGGGCATTTCTTTTCTTGCAAGGATTGCCGGATGCGGCATAAAGCATGTCCATACAAGGAGGGTAGATTTCCCGTTGAAAAGCAGATTTTTTTCAAGGCTCAAATATAGCAGGTGCCCCGAGATGATAATAGCTGTCTCCGAATCAGTGAAAAAAGTCCTTATGAACTCCGGAATAAATGGAGAAAAAATCAGAGTAATCCCAGGAGGAATAGACAAGAACAGGTTCCAGCCGGGTCGTTCCGGAGCGTCCCTTCGCAGTGAGTTCGGAATACCTGATTCTTCATTCATAATTGGAAGCACCAGTCATTTCTCAGCTCACAAGGGGCACATATTCTTAATCGATGCCATGCCTGAAGTAATAAATGTCCATCCTGATACATTTCTATTTCTTGTTGGCAACGGTGAGCTTGAAGATGATTTAAAAAGCCATGCATCATCACTCGGGATAGGAAGACATGTCATATTCACGGGATTCAGGGATGATATAGAGCAATTCCTGCCGCAGATGGACATTTTCGTATTTCCCTCTTTCGAAGGGGAAGGCTCTCCCTCTGCTTTAAAGGAGGCCATTCTCTCCGGAATACCTGTAATAGCTTCAGACATTACACCGGTAAGGGAAATAATATCTCACAATGTAAACGGCATACTTGTTGAGCCCAGCAATCCTTCAGCCATATCTTTTGCAATAAAAAAGCTCATGACAGATGAGAATCTCAGAAAAGAGCTTGTTAAAAATGGATTGGAGCTATCATGCGGTAGCTTCGGCCAAGAGCAAATGGTAAGTGCAGTAGAAAATCTATACTACGAAATTTTATGA
- a CDS encoding glycosyltransferase family 2 protein: MIPLSPKLSVTIITFNEEKNIERCLESVKWADEIVVVDSYSTDLTVEICRRFTDRIYLHKFEGHIEQKNISLSCAAGEWVLAVDADEIISDSLRAEIKKVLSSPDSFDGYHINRENYYLGKRIRHSGWSPDYKIRLFRKDKGIWSGVNPHDSIMLKGKSGRLESPILHYSYPDLSRHFATIDFFTSITAREYFKSGKCCKLSDLLLRPKLAFLKKYFLKCGFLDGIRGIMIALTTFFYVFLKYAKLWELGIAKNTSHKRGDGTSRR; this comes from the coding sequence GTGATTCCGCTTTCTCCAAAACTCAGTGTTACTATCATTACATTTAACGAGGAAAAGAATATAGAAAGATGCCTTGAAAGCGTCAAATGGGCAGATGAAATAGTAGTAGTTGACTCATATAGCACAGACCTTACCGTTGAAATATGCCGCAGATTCACAGACAGGATCTATCTTCATAAATTCGAAGGCCACATAGAGCAGAAAAACATCTCCCTTTCCTGCGCCGCAGGAGAATGGGTCCTTGCAGTTGATGCAGATGAAATAATCAGCGACTCATTACGTGCAGAGATTAAAAAAGTACTTTCTTCGCCTGATTCATTTGACGGTTATCATATAAATCGCGAGAATTACTATCTCGGCAAAAGAATAAGGCACAGCGGCTGGAGCCCTGATTACAAGATAAGGCTTTTCAGAAAAGACAAAGGAATATGGAGCGGCGTAAATCCTCATGACAGCATCATGCTAAAAGGAAAATCGGGCAGGCTTGAATCCCCTATCCTCCATTATTCATATCCTGATCTTTCTCGTCATTTTGCGACAATCGATTTCTTTACAAGCATAACTGCCCGTGAATATTTCAAATCAGGCAAGTGCTGTAAGTTGTCCGACCTTCTGTTAAGGCCCAAGCTGGCATTTTTGAAAAAATATTTTCTGAAGTGCGGCTTTCTTGACGGCATAAGAGGCATCATGATTGCTTTGACGACTTTTTTCTATGTCTTTTTAAAGTATGCAAAACTATGGGAGCTTGGGATTGCTAAAAATACTTCACATAAACGCGGAGATGGAACTTCGCGGAGGTGA
- a CDS encoding Trm112 family protein → MAIDKELLDILACPQCKGDIYLNKTGDGLICDKCKLMYEIRDDIPIMLPEEAKKID, encoded by the coding sequence ATGGCAATAGATAAAGAATTGCTCGACATTTTAGCCTGTCCTCAGTGTAAGGGGGATATATACCTCAATAAAACCGGAGACGGACTTATATGCGACAAATGTAAGCTTATGTACGAGATAAGAGATGATATTCCCATTATGCTTCCCGAAGAAGCAAAGAAGATTGACTAA
- a CDS encoding adenylyltransferase/cytidyltransferase family protein, whose product MSKEKIKTLSELEQIVASIRKDNKGSKNERKTIVLANGCFDILHVGHVRYLEGAKHEGDVLIVALNSDSSSRALKGEGRPTTTLSERMEIIAAFECVDYVTCFEETNVVCVLLSLKPDVHAKGTDYTVDTVPERETVKQYGGRIAIVGDEKNHSSTDILNTMRNL is encoded by the coding sequence ATGTCTAAAGAAAAAATAAAAACACTTTCAGAGCTGGAGCAGATTGTCGCATCGATTCGTAAAGACAATAAGGGCTCGAAGAATGAAAGAAAGACGATCGTCCTTGCCAATGGATGTTTTGATATCCTTCATGTAGGTCATGTGAGATACCTTGAAGGGGCAAAACATGAAGGGGATGTGCTTATCGTTGCATTAAACAGCGACTCTTCATCGCGGGCTTTAAAAGGTGAAGGGCGTCCGACGACTACACTTTCCGAGAGAATGGAGATAATAGCTGCATTTGAGTGCGTTGACTATGTCACATGTTTCGAGGAGACCAACGTAGTTTGCGTCCTTCTTTCACTGAAGCCCGATGTTCATGCAAAGGGGACAGACTACACGGTTGATACGGTCCCTGAAAGGGAAACCGTGAAACAATACGGCGGAAGGATCGCCATAGTAGGAGATGAAAAGAACCATTCATCAACAGACATATTGAACACCATGAGGAATTTATAA
- a CDS encoding HAD family hydrolase, with the protein MKTKTNNIAVFIDRDGTLTVEGGYINDPNRLTLLPRSARAIRLLNKNGIKAILATNQAGIARGYFDEPTLKKTLERLNLLLAVEGAYLDGIYYCPHHPTAGKPPFRKKCSCRKPLPGMLTKAKKDFNLDLSRCFVIGDKGSDVSLARVVNAKAIIVKTGYGEGEIELNGSKKISADFIADDLLDAVEWIINGIK; encoded by the coding sequence ATGAAGACAAAGACCAATAATATCGCGGTGTTCATTGACCGTGACGGGACACTTACAGTCGAGGGAGGATATATCAATGACCCCAACAGGCTCACCCTTCTGCCGCGAAGCGCAAGGGCTATCAGGCTGCTCAATAAAAACGGGATAAAGGCAATACTTGCAACAAACCAGGCAGGGATTGCACGCGGGTATTTCGATGAACCTACACTGAAAAAGACGCTTGAAAGACTCAATCTTCTTCTCGCCGTTGAAGGGGCATACCTTGACGGGATATATTACTGCCCCCATCATCCTACGGCAGGCAAACCTCCTTTCAGGAAAAAGTGTTCCTGCAGGAAACCTCTGCCTGGAATGCTCACAAAAGCTAAAAAGGATTTCAACCTTGACTTGTCTCGCTGTTTCGTAATAGGTGATAAGGGGTCTGACGTATCCCTTGCAAGAGTGGTAAATGCAAAGGCAATAATAGTCAAAACAGGATATGGCGAAGGGGAAATAGAGTTGAACGGCAGCAAGAAAATAAGCGCCGATTTCATAGCCGACGATCTCCTTGATGCAGTTGAATGGATAATTAACGGAATAAAATAA
- a CDS encoding glycosyltransferase family 9 protein, whose product MIDKNKIKNIYIRESNWVGDAVMTLPSLRAIRRHFKNAKITIGAKSTITLLLGSSGFADDFVQIPHPVENGKKLKKWKTVFAERKRKYDYGILFTNSFESALELKLMGIPVRAGYDTDGRGFLLNETVSASDKIKSLHEVDYFINLTQSLGIPVEDKTVSLTLSDNDIKFADDFFSSNGLNGKLVIILHPGTSTFQRSWHSERYSTLCNNLIDKYGASVLIIGAPEDSRTAYDIASGIKSPVIDTTGKFNICQSSALIKKAGLFIGNDSGPMHIAASLNTPVVIIFGPGNPEKTKPYTSAELYIQVKREYPCRPCRQRFFEECKPASSGRPECIESITVEDVMEACDTMINKMSESIKGRK is encoded by the coding sequence ATGATTGATAAAAACAAAATAAAAAACATCTACATCAGGGAATCTAACTGGGTCGGCGACGCGGTGATGACGCTCCCTTCCCTTCGCGCAATCCGCAGGCATTTTAAAAATGCAAAAATAACAATAGGTGCAAAAAGCACCATAACACTTCTTCTTGGTTCAAGCGGCTTTGCAGATGACTTTGTCCAGATTCCACATCCTGTAGAAAATGGGAAGAAGCTTAAAAAATGGAAAACTGTTTTTGCGGAAAGAAAAAGGAAATATGACTATGGGATCCTTTTTACAAACTCATTTGAATCTGCCCTCGAGCTTAAACTAATGGGAATACCGGTGCGCGCAGGATATGACACCGACGGACGAGGATTCCTCCTGAACGAGACTGTCTCAGCAAGCGACAAAATAAAAAGCCTCCATGAGGTGGATTATTTTATAAATCTCACTCAAAGCCTTGGAATACCTGTTGAGGACAAGACCGTAAGCTTAACGCTTAGCGACAATGATATAAAGTTTGCCGATGATTTTTTCAGCTCGAACGGTCTTAACGGAAAGCTGGTAATAATACTTCATCCGGGAACATCCACGTTTCAGCGCTCATGGCACTCTGAGAGGTATTCAACTCTATGCAACAATCTAATAGATAAATACGGTGCATCGGTCCTTATAATCGGTGCACCCGAAGACAGCCGCACCGCATATGACATTGCATCAGGGATAAAGAGTCCCGTAATAGACACGACCGGAAAATTCAACATTTGCCAGTCTTCGGCCCTGATAAAAAAGGCAGGCCTTTTCATAGGCAATGACAGCGGGCCGATGCACATTGCCGCTTCACTTAATACCCCGGTTGTTATAATATTCGGACCTGGAAATCCTGAAAAGACAAAGCCGTATACATCTGCCGAGCTTTACATACAGGTAAAAAGGGAATATCCTTGCAGGCCATGCAGGCAAAGATTTTTTGAGGAATGCAAGCCAGCTTCTTCGGGAAGACCTGAGTGCATCGAGTCAATAACTGTGGAAGACGTGATGGAAGCATGCGATACAATGATAAATAAAATGTCAGAAAGCATTAAAGGGAGAAAATGA
- a CDS encoding lysophospholipid acyltransferase family protein produces the protein MLNKILLNFGILVIRTIGLLPYRLTYCLFPFISRITYLLASRHRKIAIKNIKACFPDSMSDEKADEIAKACFKNLTLMFLDLCRMPRITKDNFREYIHFEGLENIHEAEKRGKGILVCTGHFGSWELLPHAWSLYHGRPAHVVVRPLDSKVADKVLSYFRTFTGNRLIAKKKALMPIMKALATNDVVGTLHDQNVKKREGIFVDFFGMKACTTFAPALIGLRTGGAVIPAYIVREGINSYRIIFEKEVTAPRGMEKEEAIFYITQTITKSLENMIRKYPEQWFWVHRRWKTKPAKSD, from the coding sequence ATGTTAAACAAAATACTTTTAAATTTTGGCATATTGGTAATAAGGACAATTGGATTGCTTCCTTACAGGTTGACGTATTGTCTTTTCCCATTCATTTCCCGTATCACCTATTTACTTGCATCAAGGCACCGGAAAATAGCGATTAAAAATATTAAAGCTTGCTTCCCGGACTCAATGTCAGATGAAAAAGCAGATGAGATTGCAAAAGCATGTTTTAAAAACCTCACTCTCATGTTCCTTGACCTATGCAGGATGCCGCGCATAACAAAAGATAATTTCAGAGAGTATATTCATTTTGAGGGACTGGAAAATATCCATGAGGCTGAAAAGCGCGGGAAAGGAATTCTTGTCTGTACAGGGCATTTCGGAAGCTGGGAGCTGCTGCCTCATGCATGGTCATTATATCATGGGCGTCCCGCCCATGTCGTAGTCCGCCCCCTTGACAGCAAGGTTGCTGACAAGGTCTTGTCTTATTTCAGGACATTTACAGGCAACAGGCTTATTGCCAAGAAAAAGGCCCTCATGCCAATAATGAAAGCCCTTGCAACAAATGACGTAGTGGGCACTCTCCATGACCAGAACGTGAAAAAGCGTGAAGGGATATTCGTTGATTTTTTCGGCATGAAAGCTTGCACGACTTTTGCCCCTGCACTCATAGGCTTAAGAACCGGCGGCGCCGTTATACCGGCTTACATAGTGAGAGAAGGAATAAACAGCTATAGAATCATCTTTGAAAAAGAAGTCACCGCTCCACGGGGAATGGAAAAAGAAGAAGCGATATTTTATATTACACAAACCATTACAAAGAGCCTTGAAAACATGATAAGGAAATATCCTGAGCAGTGGTTCTGGGTACACAGGCGCTGGAAAACAAAGCCTGCTAAAAGTGATTAA